Within the Leptospira stimsonii genome, the region GAACATTGAAAGTCTTCCTTCTCAGACGACCGGGAAGACTCTTTCAAAATCCAAAAAACTCGCGACTGAACTTTTCAAACCGGAAGTGGAAGCAGGTAAGGTAAAGATCACGGAAGATGAAAGAGGTTTGATCATCTCTCTCGTCAGCGCGGATTATTTTAATCCGGGCTCCGCGGTTCTTACGGATTCGATCAAGATCGCTTTGAAGAAAGCGAGTTCCTTGATCAAAGAACTCGATCGTTTTGTTCGAGTCGAAGGTCACTGCGATGCGGACGCGGTCAACCCTGGAGTCGCGCCCGGAAAAGAAGAAAGGGCTTATATCAACAACTGGGATCTCGCCGGTGCAAGGGCGATCAACGCTACGGATTATATCATCAACGTGGAAAAATTGGATCCTTCTTGGTTCCAAGCCGTGAGCTTCGGGGCGTTTCGTCCTTTGGTTGTGGAATATTCGGGAACACCGGAAGCAAAGGCATACAATAGAAGAATCGATATCGTAATCATGACTGATAAGTCTACCAAGAGAAGTCCATACGAAACCAATTTCGGACTTCCAAAAACTAGGATTCCCGGCTCAGAGTCGTCTACGCCAGGCAACGAGTAACCGGAAGAACAACTAACGTCAAAATTCAGGAGGCAAACCAATGGGTGATGCGGAAATAGATGAGGAAGAAGGCGGGCTACCCGCCGCCGAAGGCGGCGGTGGAACATCGCCCATAATCAAATGGCTTCTTTACGTAGCCGGAGCAATTTTTGGAATTATCATCGTAGCCATCATTGCAATGGTCGTAGCAAAACAAACTGCGACCAGCACATTCAAACAGATGAAGAACGTCGCGTTGGTAAAACCTCCTCCACCATTAGCGAACTATAACTTTACGGAAGAATTTCGGATCAACACCTCGGACAAAGGAGAAGCTCACTTCGTGAAGATGAAGTTGGCTTTTGGAATCGCGAAAGAAGATCAAACTTTGTCCGCCGAACTCGCGGAAAGAAACGCACAGATGCGGGATTTGATCAACTTGATCGTAGGACGAAAATCCAAGGATGAATTGATCAACATCGAAGATCAGTTGGATCTTCGTGAAGAGATCAAGGCTCAGGTGAATCATATTCTTACCGAGGGAAAGATCCAGGAAGTCTACTTTACGGAATTTATCGTCAACTGATGAGAAAAATTCTCGGAGTAATACCGGCACGTTATGCGAGCTCTCGGTTTCCGGGAAAGCCACTTGCGAAGATCGGCGCCAGAACGATGATAGAGTGGACTTACCGGAATGCCTCTCGGTCTTCCACTCTTTCCGAATTAGTCGTAGCGACCGACGACCAACGCATTCATGAAGTCGTTACCGGATTCGGTGGTAAGAGTGTTCTTACGAGTCCGAATCATCCTTCCGGAACGGATCGAATCATAGAAGTCGCCGAAAAGTTTCCCGATTTTTCCGTGATCGTCAACATACAAGGGGACGAACCCGGAATCGAACCCGAACTCATCGACGGTGTCGCGAGTTTAAAGGCATCTCATCCGGAATGGACGATGAGTACGGCCGCCGTTCCACTTTTGGATCCAACGCACGCAATCGATCCCAATCGTGTAAAAGTTATCATCGATCAGAATGGAAAGGCGATCTACTTTTCCAGGTCGCTTATACCGAGTCAGTTCAAGGCGACGGTTCCACTCTATCGTCATTTGGGAATATACGGATACGATCGGGAATTCTTATTAAAATACAATTCTCTCCCGAAAAGTAACTTGGAAGAATCGGAATCTCTCGAACAACTCAGAGCGATCGAGGCAGGTTACGGAATCGGAGTGTTTTTAGCGAAGGAAGCGGGATTGTCCGTGGATACGCCGGAAGACTTGGAGATCGTAATTTTGGATTTTAAAAAGAAAGGTTTGGTTACTTAAGAGCTTCTTGGAGAGTATTGTGGATTAAGACGAAATCGGTTAAACCGACGATGTCCATCACCTTTCTGAAATGTTCGTTGAGGCCAGCGAATTCGATTTTTCCTTTCGTCTCAGACGCTCTTGTGATCAAGCTGATGAGGGTCGCGATTCCTGCGGAATTGATATACGAAGTCCCTTGAAAATTCAAGATTACTCTTCCTCTTTTTTCGGCGGGAATGGACTCGTACTTTCCAACGATTTCCTCGTCCGCTTCGGAAGTAATCTCTCCTTCAATATGGATGATGGGAACAGATACGGTGAGATCTACGAAAATTTTGAAATCGTCGGACATAAGGAATCTTTCAACTAGAGACAGCTAAATTCCATTAAAGTCAATCGAATTACGCATAATTTCCGAGTTCGATCGATGACAATTGGTCGAATTGCTTTCCGCATTTTTTACAGAAGAATTTTACTTCCTTTGGTTTGGATGAGATTCCGAAAAGAATCAAAAAAATTCCCAATTTGGTATATGTCTTTTTTTCTTGAGCGTTCGGAGAAGTTCTACTGATTCCGCAATTTTCGCCGCAGGGTGACGGCTGGTTGTTAGAGTTCACAAAAGTAGGATCCTTTCGGGGTTTAAAAAATACCAGTCGAAAAACCGGAAGGAGGGTCGGAAAATGAGAATCTTCCGACCCGAAGAAGCAATCTTAGTTTTGAGTAAGATGAACTACGTATTTTGCCAGTAGTTTAATGTTCTCATCACCTAAGAATTTGTAAGCGACCATCGGACCACCGGGAATTCCGTTGTTCAGAGTTTTCAAAACTCCAGCTTCGGTGTTTCCGTTTTTCCACTGTCCGGCAGGAGCCTTATAGTTACGAGGTTTCGGATTTAGACTCGCGGCCGCGGCTCCGTCTCCAGCACCTTTTTCTCCATGACAAGAAGCGCAGTTTTGCAAAAAGATTTCCTGTCCTTTTTGAAGTTCTGGGCTGAGGGCGGAGGCCGTAGTTTCAGTAGCGGCAGGCGCAGACGTTTCAGCTGGTTTCTCGGACTTATCTCCGCAGTTCAAAAAAAGAACCAGAGAGGTAAGAGCGATCACGATGGAAATGATCATATTTTTGGAGTTCATCGAAAATCACCTCTATTTATGCTACCAGCATATCTTGAGAGGACATTTCACGATAGAATTTTTTTGTCAGGTTATTGTCACGGGACTTGATTTTTCTCAAGCCCCGAACTCGTTTTAGGCGGGCTGAAAGATAAAACCGGTACCGGATTCTTCCTTTGAAAATTTAACGGGAAGATCGATTGCAACGGACTCCGTTACAGGAACACCGGAAACAGATCCTTCCAAAAGTCCCATCGTTTTGATTCCTTCTTCCAGTTCGATCACCGCCAAAACATAAGGCGCTCTTTTTGCAAGATGACCGAAGCCGACGTGAACGACCGTGTAAGTATAGATCTTACCATTTCCCGAGAACTGAATTTCCGACGTTTCCGAATTTCCGCAACTCGTGCAGGCGACCGAAGGTTCGGTCATTTGAAACCCGCAGGAATTGCATTTTTTTCCTTTCAAAATTTCTAATATATTTTCCGACATTGTTAAACCCTCTGAAGAATAGGAATACAACTGACCGCACCCGGTCCGCCATATGTGTGTCAATGCGGTTCTCGCGTTCGGGGACGCACTTCTTTTTAATAAAAACGGAGGGTGTTTTTATGTCGAAGGGAACTCGGTCTCCGTTATATTTTTGTATATTCTATTTTTTGCAAATTCCTTTTTTGGACCATATTGGGTTTGGCCTAAAATAGTCGGAAGGTGAAAGATCAGATTTCTTCTGGACGTGTTGGTCAAATTGTCCGAACCGTCTGTCGCATTGGGTCTGTCCGCAGAATCCAATTGGGGAGAGAATCCGTTGTTCGTCGAATTGGAATCCCAAAATAAAACCGTATCGACCGAAACGTCGAATCTGAATTTTCCGCTTCCTGTCGTAGTCGTATTAAAATCCAAAACCAAAACGAACGGAGAGTTCGATGCGAGTAGAGCCGCCGAAGCCGGTTGTTTGAATTTCAGTCTTTGATTCGGGGTCGCGGTCGCAATCGTCGGTGCGGACGGAGGATTGATGAACATTTCGGGATTGTTGGTCGGATTGATCGGAGTCAAAGACTGAATCAACGAACCCGTAGACGAATCGATCGACAATTCCGTAAGGTGACACAAACTGTTGAATCCTCCACCACCGAAAAGATCGGGAGAACTTAAGAACGAAGCGGAACAATCTTTTTGAAAAATTTTCGCTGTGACCGTACCTCGGTCGTCGTTTGTGGAGGAAACGTTGTTGAGGTGAAGGGAAACGTAACGATAGGAATTTTCGGGAACGTCTTCGGGGGCGAAGTAATACGTGAAAGCCTAAGCTACGATTCCGATCCGATCGTAATTCTGAAGTTCCTCAGGCGGAATCGAATCAACCCGCAGAAATCCGGAGTCTCCCATTCTTTTTAAATTTACGATGGCGCTTCCTTGGGTGCAAACGTTGGCCCCGTCCTGAACGGAAGTCCCCGTGACTTTAGACATCGTAAACAAGGAAAAATTAGAATTTTCTAATGTTTCGGTTCCGGGAACAGGCCCGCCTTTCGCGACGGATTTATATGCGACGATTTTGCAGATATTCATCGACACCGCTTTCGGGGTCAGAAAATGATCGTCGAATCCGTCCGCGTTTCCGTCTCCGTAGTTCTGAGAATTGTCACCTCCGAGGTCGGTAAGAAAAACTTCGAAAGGATTCTGGTAAGAACTCGAAGCGATTCTCGTTTCGCTCACGGTTCTTGCAGACGCGTTTAAACCAACCGAATCCGAAAGACGAAATTCGGCGTTACCCGCGTTGAGAAGAATCGCAGCTAACAACAAATCGTCGGAATTTTTTTTATCCTTTTTACAATCTCCTGACAGTAGCACTGCAACGGAGAAAAGAAGAATTTTGATCTTTCGACCGAATGAATCTTGTTTCATGTTGAAACCTCACTTAAATCGCTTACAGGATTTTGAGAATGGGTTGTGCCAGGTTTTGGAAAAAATTTAAGAAAAGAATTTCGAAATTTTGATACTAAAATTACTTTTCTTTGATTTTAGATCCGATTCGTTTGATTTAAAAAACGCGGCTGAAAACAAACAGAGGAAGCGGTTTCTTAAAGGAATCAACGTTTGCCTGTTCGTCCGGTTTCAATTGGAATCTAAGGAAGAAGAATCAGAAAAGACTTCAAGTGCGCTTTTTTTTGTTGTGGAATATCGGTAGGAGATCCTACAAAGAGAGGCGGTTTTAGTTTTGAATTCGGAATTGTGTAGGAACTCCTTCGATCTCAAAAGTGAATAAAAACTCCCAGACTAACGGATTCCGAATTTTTATTCTTCAAATATTCTATCATGATGTTTGCGTCTCTCCAAGCGAGTTCCAAGCCTACGGTTCCGTACCAATTCGTATGACTCACGAAAAGATTTCGTTTTAAATCCAAGTAAACAAGAGTGGGGTTGGTCGTAAAATCGTCTTTGTTGGATAACGCAGAAAGTGCGAAATTTCTTTCCACTTGAATCCCCACGTTTCCTTGATTGAACATTCCCCCGAAACCGCCGTAGAAAGAAAAAAATCCGATCGTCTTTGCATAACGAAAATCGAATGTAGCCGAGTAGATATTCGAATTGTATGTGAGATCGTTGATTCCGATCCATTTTCGAGGTTGTCCCGAAAGACGAATGTTGGTCGGTTTTCGATCGTAAGAATGAAGACTGATCGTCTGAATCGATTGAAAGAGTCCGAAGCCGAAGGAGAGTCCGTCTTTCCCGTTCGTTTCGGAAGAGTTCGAAGAAGAATAGAATGGAAAGTATCTCACGTTGATGCCGATGTTTGCAACCTTTCCGTGAAGGTCGGTTTTTCTCAGTTTTAGAAAGGGAACGTTTTGTTCCGAGAGTTCATAGGGAAAATAATGGAAATGGATGTTCCATTTCGAGAGTTGCGGACTCGGACTTTCGAAAAGATTTCCTAAGTTGAAACCGAAGTTGACCGAAGGAGAGGCGGCCATACCTTGTTTGGGGAGTTCCCGCAATTCTGAATTTTCGAAGAAATAGTTTCTCGGACTCAAATTGGTTCTTGCGATGGAATATCCGAGTCCGATTCTTTTTCTGGTAAGAATTGTTCCGCCTAACATCGATGAGTTGATATTCTGAAGAACGGCGGCTTCTCCCATGGAAAGTAGGAATTCCTTCGTGTAAACGGCGTCTAACGCAGGGTCGATGAGGTTGCTTCCCAGGACGACTTCGGGAGGAAGGGACGCACATTCCGCGCCGACGCAGGCCGCTTCGGAAAAAAGGGAATTGCAATAAAATAATAGAACAAAGAAGAATGATTCGTAGAATTTCGTTTTTTTGATTTTCAATGTTCTTTCCGAAAAGTCGCTTTACCTAGGTTACCAGGGAAAAATCGTTTCTCTATTCTTCCTACAAACAATTTGGAGCCTGTCCCGAAACTTTCAAAAAAATGGGAGAAATCGTAAGAAAAGAATCGAAACGCTGGAGTTCCCGCAAATTCCTTCTTTATAAGTTTAGCGACTTTTTAATCGATTTGTAGCCTTTCGATTCTTATGGGAGTTCTTACATTCTCAGATTTTGGGAAAGGTCAAAGAGAACTTTTTTGAAATACAAAATCGATCTCTTTCTCTCGAGAAAAAATCTTGGAATCGGACTTGAAACCGTTCGAGTAAAATTTTCGAGGAAGGCTCGATTTTCCAAGTTAGAAAAGGAAGAGCAAAGGGCTTTTTCAAAGTTTGTGAAAGCGTGAAAAATTTCACTTACTACATTTTGTTTTTGTGTGAGTTCCTGCGGTTTCCGACTTTGGAACGACTCTTTAATGAAAGAAAAATTACATGCAGAATTTCTAATTCCGCGGAAGCCGTTTTG harbors:
- the motB gene encoding flagellar motor protein MotB, coding for MAKSKCPECIQNIPEYMLTYGDMVTLLLCFFIMLYTTGKTNAIEMQIILSAFKTTTGFFDGGQTLSKGKLEEMGMNIESLPSQTTGKTLSKSKKLATELFKPEVEAGKVKITEDERGLIISLVSADYFNPGSAVLTDSIKIALKKASSLIKELDRFVRVEGHCDADAVNPGVAPGKEERAYINNWDLAGARAINATDYIINVEKLDPSWFQAVSFGAFRPLVVEYSGTPEAKAYNRRIDIVIMTDKSTKRSPYETNFGLPKTRIPGSESSTPGNE
- a CDS encoding flagellar basal body-associated FliL family protein — encoded protein: MGDAEIDEEEGGLPAAEGGGGTSPIIKWLLYVAGAIFGIIIVAIIAMVVAKQTATSTFKQMKNVALVKPPPPLANYNFTEEFRINTSDKGEAHFVKMKLAFGIAKEDQTLSAELAERNAQMRDLINLIVGRKSKDELINIEDQLDLREEIKAQVNHILTEGKIQEVYFTEFIVN
- the kdsB gene encoding 3-deoxy-manno-octulosonate cytidylyltransferase yields the protein MRKILGVIPARYASSRFPGKPLAKIGARTMIEWTYRNASRSSTLSELVVATDDQRIHEVVTGFGGKSVLTSPNHPSGTDRIIEVAEKFPDFSVIVNIQGDEPGIEPELIDGVASLKASHPEWTMSTAAVPLLDPTHAIDPNRVKVIIDQNGKAIYFSRSLIPSQFKATVPLYRHLGIYGYDREFLLKYNSLPKSNLEESESLEQLRAIEAGYGIGVFLAKEAGLSVDTPEDLEIVILDFKKKGLVT
- a CDS encoding STAS domain-containing protein is translated as MSDDFKIFVDLTVSVPIIHIEGEITSEADEEIVGKYESIPAEKRGRVILNFQGTSYINSAGIATLISLITRASETKGKIEFAGLNEHFRKVMDIVGLTDFVLIHNTLQEALK
- a CDS encoding c-type cytochrome, translating into MNSKNMIISIVIALTSLVLFLNCGDKSEKPAETSAPAATETTASALSPELQKGQEIFLQNCASCHGEKGAGDGAAAASLNPKPRNYKAPAGQWKNGNTEAGVLKTLNNGIPGGPMVAYKFLGDENIKLLAKYVVHLTQN
- a CDS encoding Zn-ribbon domain-containing OB-fold protein — its product is MSENILEILKGKKCNSCGFQMTEPSVACTSCGNSETSEIQFSGNGKIYTYTVVHVGFGHLAKRAPYVLAVIELEEGIKTMGLLEGSVSGVPVTESVAIDLPVKFSKEESGTGFIFQPA
- a CDS encoding Lsa36 family surface (lipo)protein is translated as MKIKKTKFYESFFFVLLFYCNSLFSEAACVGAECASLPPEVVLGSNLIDPALDAVYTKEFLLSMGEAAVLQNINSSMLGGTILTRKRIGLGYSIARTNLSPRNYFFENSELRELPKQGMAASPSVNFGFNLGNLFESPSPQLSKWNIHFHYFPYELSEQNVPFLKLRKTDLHGKVANIGINVRYFPFYSSSNSSETNGKDGLSFGFGLFQSIQTISLHSYDRKPTNIRLSGQPRKWIGINDLTYNSNIYSATFDFRYAKTIGFFSFYGGFGGMFNQGNVGIQVERNFALSALSNKDDFTTNPTLVYLDLKRNLFVSHTNWYGTVGLELAWRDANIMIEYLKNKNSESVSLGVFIHF